In Desulfobaccales bacterium, a genomic segment contains:
- the atpG gene encoding ATP synthase F1 subunit gamma, producing MATLQDIKRKIGAVKKTQQITKAMNMVSAAKLRGAQLRMEGFRPYAGAFAMMLGNMAGRVEPEIHPFFQPAAAVERVGVVLMTADRGLCGSFNVNLINTAVKFIREKEAAGIEVSLICVGRKGRDFFRRRKREMMAQYVDVWNKFDFSNAVTVAREVMSAFLTGGVQEVHLIHARFINMAIQRPKMVQLLPIKPAEAEAVAEAGGGTEYLFEPPMEQFLEYLLPKYINVLVYHGFLENSASEYAARMTAMDNAQANCKEMITTLSLIMNKARQAAITRELMDIVGGAEALKG from the coding sequence ATGGCGACCCTACAAGATATTAAACGCAAAATCGGGGCGGTCAAGAAGACCCAGCAGATCACCAAGGCCATGAACATGGTCTCGGCAGCGAAACTGCGGGGCGCCCAGCTGCGCATGGAAGGGTTCCGGCCTTATGCCGGGGCCTTCGCCATGATGCTGGGCAATATGGCCGGCCGGGTAGAACCGGAGATCCACCCCTTCTTCCAACCGGCTGCCGCGGTGGAACGGGTCGGTGTGGTGTTGATGACCGCTGACCGGGGTCTGTGCGGCAGCTTCAACGTCAACCTGATCAACACCGCGGTGAAGTTCATCCGGGAAAAAGAGGCCGCGGGTATCGAGGTTTCCCTCATCTGCGTAGGCCGCAAAGGCCGGGATTTCTTCCGGCGGCGCAAACGGGAGATGATGGCCCAATACGTGGATGTGTGGAATAAGTTCGACTTTTCCAATGCGGTGACGGTGGCCCGGGAGGTCATGAGCGCCTTTCTGACCGGAGGGGTGCAAGAGGTTCACCTGATCCATGCCAGGTTTATCAATATGGCGATCCAGCGTCCCAAAATGGTGCAGTTGCTGCCCATCAAGCCGGCCGAGGCCGAGGCGGTGGCGGAAGCCGGGGGCGGCACCGAGTATCTCTTCGAGCCGCCCATGGAGCAGTTCCTGGAGTACCTGCTGCCCAAGTATATCAACGTGCTGGTTTACCATGGCTTCCTGGAAAATTCCGCCAGCGAATACGCCGCCCGGATGACCGCCATGGATAACGCCCAGGCTAACTGTAAAGAAATGATCACCACCTTGAGTCTCATCATGAACAAGGCCCGGCAGGCGGCCATTACCAGAGAACTGATGGATATCGTGGGCGGGGCTGAGGCCCTTAAAGGCTAA
- the atpA gene encoding F0F1 ATP synthase subunit alpha, with product MEIRAEEISQIIRSQIRDYEKKVEVAETGTVLSVGDGIARVYGVEKCMAMELLEFPGGIFGLALNLEEDNVGVAILGEDTHIKEGDIVKRTGRIAQVPVGDAVLGRVIDPVGNPIDGKGPIDTKEFRRIEVKAPGVIERQPVNEPMYTGYKAIDAMTPVGRGQRELIIGDRQIGKTALCVDAIINQKDSGIVCVYVAIGQKKSTVAQVVDALERHGAMGHTIVVNASASEPAPLQYVAAFAGCAMGEYYRDKGRHALIIYDDLTKQAQAYRQMSLLLRRPPGREAYPGDIFYNHSRLLERAAKLNDTLGGGSLTALPIIETQQGDVSAFIPTNVISITDGQVYLEPNLFFSGIRPAINVGLSVSRVGGAAQVKAMKQVAGMLRLEMAQYRELAAFAQFGSELDKSTQQQLNRGARLVEVLKQPQYQPLPMEKMVSIIFAGTRGFLDKYPIDVLGSYEQQLYSFMDSKYAGVLADIKEKKEFTSEIDAKMKVILEEFDSVFQPVVSAS from the coding sequence ATGGAAATTAGAGCCGAAGAAATCAGCCAAATTATTCGCTCTCAGATCCGGGATTACGAGAAGAAGGTAGAGGTGGCCGAAACCGGCACGGTTCTGTCCGTCGGTGATGGTATCGCCCGGGTCTATGGCGTGGAAAAATGCATGGCCATGGAGCTCCTGGAGTTCCCCGGGGGCATCTTTGGTCTCGCCCTGAACCTGGAAGAGGACAACGTCGGTGTTGCCATCCTGGGTGAAGATACCCACATCAAAGAGGGCGACATCGTTAAACGCACCGGTCGTATCGCTCAGGTGCCCGTCGGGGATGCGGTCCTCGGCCGGGTCATCGATCCCGTGGGTAATCCGATTGACGGTAAAGGTCCTATCGACACCAAGGAGTTCCGGCGCATCGAGGTTAAGGCCCCTGGCGTCATCGAACGTCAGCCGGTGAATGAGCCCATGTATACGGGCTACAAGGCTATCGACGCCATGACCCCCGTCGGCCGTGGCCAGCGGGAGTTGATCATCGGCGACCGTCAGATCGGCAAAACCGCCCTCTGCGTCGATGCCATCATCAATCAGAAGGACTCCGGCATCGTCTGCGTCTACGTAGCCATCGGTCAGAAGAAATCCACCGTGGCCCAGGTGGTGGACGCCCTGGAGCGCCACGGCGCCATGGGTCACACCATCGTGGTCAACGCCTCGGCTTCCGAGCCCGCCCCCTTGCAGTACGTCGCCGCCTTCGCCGGCTGCGCCATGGGCGAGTATTACCGGGACAAAGGCCGCCACGCGCTGATCATCTATGATGATCTGACCAAGCAGGCCCAGGCCTACCGGCAGATGTCCCTGCTGCTGCGCCGCCCGCCGGGACGTGAAGCTTATCCCGGTGACATCTTCTACAACCACTCCCGGTTGCTAGAGCGGGCCGCCAAGCTGAACGATACCCTGGGAGGCGGTTCTCTCACCGCCCTGCCCATCATCGAAACCCAGCAGGGTGACGTATCGGCCTTCATTCCCACCAACGTCATTTCCATCACCGACGGGCAGGTGTACCTGGAACCGAACCTGTTCTTCTCCGGTATCCGGCCCGCCATCAACGTCGGTCTCTCGGTCTCCCGGGTCGGCGGCGCCGCCCAGGTGAAGGCCATGAAGCAGGTGGCCGGCATGCTGCGGTTGGAAATGGCCCAGTACCGGGAACTGGCGGCCTTCGCCCAGTTCGGCTCCGAGCTGGACAAGTCCACCCAGCAGCAGCTCAACCGGGGCGCCCGGCTGGTGGAAGTCCTGAAGCAGCCCCAGTATCAGCCGCTGCCCATGGAGAAGATGGTGTCCATCATCTTTGCCGGCACCCGGGGCTTCCTGGACAAGTATCCCATCGATGTGCTGGGGTCTTACGAACAGCAGCTCTACAGTTTTATGGATTCGAAGTACGCTGGCGTGCTGGCCGATATCAAAGAGAAGAAAGAGTTTACTTCGGAAATCGATGCCAAGATGAAGGTTATCTTGGAAGAGTTTGATTCCGTATTTCAGCCTGTCGTCAGCGCGTCATAA
- the atpH gene encoding ATP synthase F1 subunit delta encodes MTVARRYAKALLTMGKEDDHYKEYGEGLSGFAHLLAREPELKDALLNPIHSREDRSKLLLRMIELLQLPLMVSNLLQLLLDKHRLNTVDGVAMAYQEMVDEVENVSRAKVKTAIFLDEATQDQLRQTLEKLTGSTVVMEVEEDPSIIGGVIAKVGDLVLDGSVRTQINYLRESLIKGEVL; translated from the coding sequence ATGACCGTTGCCCGACGTTATGCCAAGGCCTTGCTGACCATGGGCAAGGAAGATGATCATTACAAAGAGTATGGGGAAGGGCTCAGTGGGTTCGCCCATCTTTTAGCGCGGGAACCCGAGTTGAAGGATGCCTTGCTCAACCCCATCCACAGCCGGGAGGATCGTAGTAAATTACTCCTGCGCATGATCGAACTGTTGCAGCTGCCGCTCATGGTGTCCAATCTGCTGCAACTTCTCCTTGATAAACACCGCCTCAATACCGTGGACGGAGTCGCCATGGCTTACCAGGAGATGGTGGACGAGGTGGAAAACGTCAGCCGCGCCAAGGTAAAAACGGCGATTTTCCTGGATGAGGCTACCCAGGATCAACTCCGCCAGACACTGGAGAAGCTGACCGGCAGCACCGTGGTCATGGAGGTGGAGGAAGATCCCAGCATCATCGGCGGTGTAATCGCCAAGGTGGGGGACTTGGTGCTGGATGGCAGTGTCCGCACCCAGATCAATTATTTGAGAGAATCCTTAATAAAAGGTGAGGTCTTATAA
- the rodA gene encoding rod shape-determining protein RodA, whose translation MFDRRLIQNFDWVLLGLVLIIVGMGIVNLYSAGFNRQGGETPLYIKQLYWLGLGLGVLCLILLVDYRHLEKLSYPLYIICILLLVAVMFGGKVVYGSRRWLALGPLSFQPSELAKIAIILALATYFHRRPMLEGMRLKDLIIPGIMVMIPAALIIKQPDLGSGLLVVLVAVSIILFVGVNWRTLMGCGLTLFLLSPLIWHFLKDYQRQRVLTFLNPEKDPLGAGYHILQSMIAVGSGQFWGKGFLEGTQSQLYFLPEQHTDFVFSVFAEEWGFVGSVVLLLLFTGLALWGLSVARDCKERFGHLLALGVTALIFWQIFINLCMVTGFLPVVGIPLPLFSYGGSSLVTTLLGVGFLLNIRMRRYLFVG comes from the coding sequence ATGTTCGATCGCCGATTAATCCAAAATTTTGACTGGGTGCTCTTGGGGCTGGTGCTGATTATCGTCGGCATGGGCATCGTCAATCTCTATAGCGCCGGGTTTAATCGGCAGGGCGGGGAGACGCCGCTCTACATTAAGCAGCTTTACTGGCTGGGCTTGGGGCTCGGAGTACTGTGCCTGATCCTGCTCGTGGATTACCGGCACCTGGAGAAGCTGAGTTACCCCCTCTATATCATTTGTATTTTATTGCTGGTGGCGGTGATGTTCGGGGGCAAGGTGGTTTACGGCTCCCGGCGCTGGCTGGCTCTTGGTCCCCTTTCCTTTCAGCCCTCGGAGTTGGCCAAGATCGCCATCATCCTGGCGCTGGCCACCTACTTCCACCGGCGGCCGATGCTGGAAGGCATGCGTCTCAAAGATTTGATCATTCCCGGCATCATGGTGATGATCCCGGCGGCGTTGATCATCAAACAGCCCGACCTGGGGTCGGGGCTGCTGGTGGTCCTGGTGGCCGTCAGCATCATCTTATTTGTGGGCGTGAACTGGCGGACCCTCATGGGCTGCGGTCTGACCCTGTTCTTACTGTCCCCGTTGATCTGGCATTTCCTCAAGGATTATCAGCGCCAGCGGGTACTGACCTTTCTCAACCCGGAAAAAGACCCTTTAGGCGCGGGGTACCACATCTTGCAGTCCATGATCGCGGTGGGCTCCGGCCAGTTCTGGGGCAAGGGTTTTTTGGAAGGCACGCAGAGCCAGCTTTATTTTTTACCGGAACAGCACACGGATTTCGTTTTTTCCGTATTCGCTGAAGAGTGGGGCTTTGTGGGCTCCGTGGTCTTGCTGTTGCTCTTCACGGGGCTCGCCCTCTGGGGCTTGAGCGTGGCCCGGGACTGCAAGGAGCGCTTCGGCCACCTGCTGGCCCTGGGGGTGACGGCCCTGATCTTCTGGCAGATTTTTATCAACCTCTGTATGGTCACCGGTTTCTTGCCAGTGGTGGGCATCCCGCTGCCTCTGTTCAGCTATGGGGGCTCCTCTCTGGTCACTACTCTTTTGGGGGTAGGTTTTCTCCTGAATATCCGCATGCGCCGCTACTTATTCGTGGGGTGA
- the recR gene encoding recombination mediator RecR, with translation MAGNAYPAALRRVIMGLSKWPGIGEKTASRLALHLLRASEAEVLELANALMELKEKIQLCRRCYAFADQEFCPICANPARHQGQIMVVAEPGDLLAIEKVGWYQGLYHVLGGLISPLEGVGPDDIRIMELLDRIMKEEVKEVILGLNPSLEGETTTTYLAQELRPLGIKVTRIAYGLPMGGEIKYADQQTLRESLNHRVET, from the coding sequence ATGGCAGGAAACGCCTACCCCGCGGCCTTGCGCCGGGTGATCATGGGTTTGAGTAAATGGCCCGGGATAGGGGAGAAAACCGCCTCCCGCCTGGCCCTGCACTTGCTCAGAGCCTCGGAGGCCGAGGTGCTGGAGTTGGCCAACGCCTTGATGGAGTTGAAGGAAAAGATTCAGCTCTGCCGCCGCTGCTACGCCTTTGCGGACCAGGAGTTCTGCCCCATCTGCGCCAACCCGGCGCGCCACCAGGGCCAGATCATGGTGGTGGCGGAGCCCGGGGACCTCTTGGCCATTGAAAAAGTGGGGTGGTACCAGGGCCTCTATCACGTCCTGGGCGGGCTGATCTCGCCTCTGGAGGGGGTCGGCCCCGACGATATCCGCATCATGGAACTGCTGGACCGGATCATGAAGGAGGAAGTCAAGGAAGTGATCTTGGGCCTCAACCCATCGCTCGAAGGTGAGACCACCACCACGTATCTCGCCCAGGAATTGCGACCGCTGGGGATCAAAGTCACCCGCATCGCCTACGGCCTACCCATGGGCGGCGAGATCAAGTACGCCGACCAGCAGACCTTGAGGGAGTCGTTGAATCATAGGGTGGAGACGTAG
- a CDS encoding YbaB/EbfC family nucleoid-associated protein, whose product MSGMMKQAQKLQAKMMAMQEELGNRTVSAQAGGGMVEAVVNGRQELLSLRIDPEVVAPDDVDMLQDLIQAAINEALNRSREMMAAEMSKLTGGMQIPGLF is encoded by the coding sequence ATGAGCGGTATGATGAAGCAGGCCCAGAAGCTCCAGGCCAAGATGATGGCGATGCAGGAGGAACTGGGCAATCGTACGGTGAGCGCCCAGGCCGGCGGCGGCATGGTGGAAGCCGTGGTCAATGGCCGCCAGGAACTGTTGTCCCTGCGCATCGACCCGGAAGTGGTGGCGCCGGACGACGTGGATATGCTCCAAGACCTGATTCAGGCCGCCATCAACGAAGCCTTGAACCGCTCCCGGGAAATGATGGCCGCGGAGATGAGCAAACTCACCGGCGGCATGCAGATACCGGGATTGTTTTAA
- the dnaX gene encoding DNA polymerase III subunit gamma/tau gives MAYQVLARKWRPQNFEEVVGQEPITRTLQNALAAGRVAHAFLFSGPRGVGKTSVARILAKALNCEAGPTPHPDNTCQICREITNGSFLDVLEIDGASNRGIDEVRDLREKIKYLPAQGKYKVYIIDEVHMLTKEAFNALLKTLEEPPAHAVFVLATTEPHKVPVTIMSRCQRYDFRRIPTGLIQAHLAKLAEQEGWHIDPEGLALVARAAEGGLRDAQGFLDQVVTFGGDGVNASEIARILGVTDRGSLLGALQAIINRNGPDLLNLIEALYTQGQDLGRFYQDLILYARHLLVAGLHPEARHLAAVADTEWDDLTRLARAVPPVHLHNLLSVLLQGEEELKRSPQPRLALEVLLLRVIHLEPIMPLAEWLGRLSALERRLETGAPIASKSVPPERKSSPAIQSTAEPVVAPAELPADASPTDRWQAFLQHVEETGNAPLYGKLADCRFLGMKDHCLKIGLKRTWNANGANHEARLRELAQGFFGPETTVEFEVDAPKTPKKAPAAPKKSLDMKKLQQQALEIFGGEWLGAPPEKEEPK, from the coding sequence ATGGCTTATCAGGTTCTGGCCCGGAAATGGCGCCCCCAAAACTTTGAGGAAGTGGTGGGTCAAGAACCCATCACCCGCACGTTGCAGAACGCCCTGGCCGCGGGTCGGGTGGCTCATGCCTTTCTGTTCAGCGGCCCCCGGGGCGTTGGCAAGACCTCGGTGGCCCGCATCCTGGCCAAGGCGCTCAACTGCGAAGCCGGCCCCACGCCCCACCCCGACAACACCTGCCAGATATGCCGGGAAATCACCAACGGCTCCTTCCTGGACGTGCTGGAAATCGACGGCGCCTCCAACCGGGGCATCGACGAAGTCCGGGATTTGCGGGAGAAGATCAAGTACCTGCCGGCCCAGGGCAAGTACAAGGTCTACATCATCGACGAAGTCCACATGCTCACCAAGGAGGCCTTCAACGCCCTGTTGAAGACCCTTGAAGAGCCCCCGGCCCACGCAGTTTTTGTCCTGGCCACCACCGAGCCCCATAAGGTGCCGGTGACCATCATGTCCCGTTGCCAGCGCTACGATTTCAGGCGGATTCCCACCGGGCTGATCCAGGCCCATCTGGCCAAGTTGGCTGAGCAAGAAGGCTGGCATATTGATCCCGAGGGGCTGGCCCTGGTGGCCCGGGCCGCGGAAGGCGGCTTGAGGGACGCACAGGGTTTTTTGGACCAGGTGGTGACTTTCGGGGGAGACGGCGTCAATGCCTCGGAGATTGCCCGCATCCTGGGAGTGACCGACCGGGGCTCTCTGTTAGGGGCTTTGCAGGCCATTATCAACCGCAATGGACCCGACCTCCTGAATCTGATTGAGGCGCTTTATACTCAGGGGCAGGACTTGGGCAGATTTTATCAGGACCTGATCCTCTATGCCCGGCATCTGCTGGTGGCGGGGCTTCATCCCGAGGCCCGGCACCTGGCCGCGGTGGCCGACACCGAGTGGGACGACCTGACCCGCCTGGCCCGCGCAGTCCCGCCGGTCCACCTGCACAACCTCCTGAGCGTGTTGCTCCAGGGGGAAGAGGAATTGAAACGGTCGCCGCAGCCCCGGCTGGCCCTGGAGGTCCTGCTTCTGAGGGTGATTCATTTGGAGCCGATTATGCCCCTGGCCGAATGGCTGGGGCGGCTTTCGGCCTTGGAACGGCGCCTGGAAACCGGGGCGCCGATTGCGTCAAAGTCTGTTCCCCCGGAGCGCAAGTCCTCGCCGGCCATTCAGAGCACTGCGGAACCGGTCGTCGCTCCGGCTGAACTCCCCGCGGACGCGAGCCCGACGGATCGCTGGCAGGCCTTCCTCCAGCATGTCGAGGAAACCGGAAACGCGCCATTATACGGTAAGCTGGCCGACTGCCGATTCTTGGGGATGAAAGACCATTGCTTGAAGATCGGCTTGAAGCGCACCTGGAATGCCAACGGGGCTAACCACGAAGCTCGCCTGCGGGAGTTGGCCCAGGGCTTTTTCGGCCCCGAGACCACTGTGGAATTTGAAGTGGACGCGCCCAAGACCCCGAAAAAGGCTCCCGCGGCCCCCAAAAAATCCTTGGACATGAAGAAGCTCCAGCAACAGGCCCTGGAAATCTTTGGGGGCGAATGGCTGGGCGCCCCGCCGGAGAAGGAGGAACCCAAGTGA
- a CDS encoding VOC family protein — protein MFKVVHFEIPADDVGRAQKFYGELFGWKIEKFTGPSPMDYWSIMTGDEKPEMGGLGGGMMQRQDPQQQITIYIDVPTVDEYVDKVARLGGQVVVPKMAIPGMGYFAVCLDPENNGFGLWEDNPQAK, from the coding sequence ATGTTCAAAGTCGTTCACTTTGAAATCCCCGCGGATGATGTCGGAAGGGCTCAAAAGTTCTATGGCGAGTTGTTCGGCTGGAAGATCGAGAAATTCACCGGTCCCAGCCCCATGGATTACTGGTCGATCATGACCGGTGACGAGAAACCCGAGATGGGTGGCCTTGGCGGGGGAATGATGCAGCGTCAAGACCCTCAGCAACAGATTACTATTTATATCGATGTGCCGACCGTCGATGAATATGTGGACAAGGTAGCGAGGCTTGGGGGCCAGGTAGTCGTTCCAAAAATGGCCATACCCGGAATGGGATACTTTGCGGTGTGTCTTGATCCGGAAAATAACGGCTTCGGTCTTTGGGAGGATAATCCTCAGGCCAAGTAG
- the tadA gene encoding tRNA adenosine(34) deaminase TadA: MESDTYYMGLALEAAREGLAAGEVPVGAVLVGEGGEFLARTFNRPIGLSDPTAHAEILALRAGARLLGNYRLLGSSLYVTIEPCIMCLGALLHARVRRLVFGASDPKGGACVSLYRLPEDTRFNHRLEVTGDVREAECRELVQEFFKARR, translated from the coding sequence ATGGAATCGGATACTTATTACATGGGGCTGGCCCTGGAGGCGGCTCGGGAGGGCCTGGCCGCGGGAGAGGTGCCCGTGGGCGCGGTGCTGGTAGGGGAGGGGGGCGAGTTTCTGGCCCGGACCTTTAACCGGCCCATCGGTTTATCTGACCCCACCGCGCACGCCGAGATTTTGGCCCTTCGGGCAGGGGCGCGGCTTTTGGGGAATTACCGGTTGCTGGGGTCAAGCCTTTATGTTACCATTGAGCCTTGTATCATGTGCCTGGGAGCGCTGCTGCACGCCCGCGTGCGGCGCCTGGTGTTCGGCGCTTCAGACCCCAAGGGCGGCGCCTGCGTGTCGCTCTACCGCTTGCCCGAAGATACCCGTTTCAACCACCGCCTGGAAGTTACCGGCGACGTCCGGGAGGCGGAGTGCCGGGAGCTGGTACAAGAGTTTTTTAAGGCCCGGCGCTGA
- a CDS encoding IMP cyclohydrolase has translation MSDIKAMYRTVMADHFPPEMTISFGDQKLIYRKRTWKLPDAKGEVIEMGLRYGENPGQEAALYELAGGHLALGECHFLDPNNGLTSAIDEAAMVQAGKHPGKTNLTDLDNGLNIIKWLQKKPAAVILKHNNPCGAAWANSLAEAYDKANLADRIAAFGGAAVFNRPLDKATAELVSQNYLEVLAAPDFEAGTLDILKKAKDLRIIKVPNFGRLQHLIHNRFVDFKCLVDGGIIVQQSPLNVIQKKEDFKPAVATYKGQEYRCVRQPTEAEYEDLLFGWWVEQGITSNSVIFVKNGCTVGIGTGEQDRVGVAEIAVFKAYTKYADALCFKQFGMPYKQLEMEILQAKRDASDQTVIDLATREAKAGLIGAVMISDAFFPFRDGVDVGINQGITAVAHAGGSVRDYEVIEACNEAFPPVAMVFTGQRCFKH, from the coding sequence ATGAGCGATATCAAGGCCATGTACCGCACCGTGATGGCGGACCATTTCCCCCCGGAGATGACCATCAGCTTTGGCGACCAAAAGCTCATCTACCGCAAGCGCACCTGGAAATTGCCCGACGCCAAGGGCGAGGTCATCGAAATGGGGTTGCGCTACGGGGAGAACCCCGGCCAGGAAGCCGCGCTCTATGAACTGGCGGGAGGGCACCTGGCCTTGGGGGAGTGTCACTTCCTCGACCCCAACAACGGCTTGACCTCCGCCATCGATGAAGCGGCTATGGTCCAGGCCGGCAAGCACCCGGGCAAGACCAATCTCACTGACCTGGATAACGGCTTAAACATCATCAAGTGGCTCCAAAAGAAACCCGCCGCGGTTATCCTCAAGCACAACAACCCCTGCGGCGCGGCCTGGGCCAATTCCCTGGCCGAGGCCTATGACAAGGCCAACCTGGCCGACCGCATCGCCGCGTTCGGGGGCGCCGCAGTCTTCAACCGGCCCCTGGACAAGGCCACCGCCGAGCTGGTCTCCCAGAACTACCTGGAAGTACTGGCCGCCCCCGATTTCGAGGCCGGCACCCTGGATATTCTGAAGAAAGCCAAGGACCTCAGGATCATCAAGGTCCCCAACTTCGGGCGCCTCCAACACCTGATCCACAACCGCTTCGTGGACTTCAAATGCCTGGTCGACGGCGGCATCATCGTGCAGCAGTCACCCTTAAACGTCATTCAGAAAAAAGAGGATTTCAAGCCCGCGGTAGCTACCTATAAGGGCCAGGAATACCGCTGCGTGCGCCAGCCCACCGAAGCAGAGTATGAAGACCTCCTGTTCGGCTGGTGGGTGGAGCAGGGCATTACCTCCAACTCGGTGATTTTCGTCAAAAACGGGTGCACCGTAGGGATCGGCACCGGCGAACAGGACCGGGTGGGCGTAGCCGAAATCGCGGTCTTCAAGGCCTACACCAAATACGCCGACGCCCTCTGCTTCAAGCAGTTCGGCATGCCCTACAAACAACTTGAAATGGAAATCCTCCAGGCCAAACGGGACGCCTCGGACCAGACGGTCATCGACCTGGCCACACGGGAGGCCAAAGCCGGCCTCATCGGCGCGGTGATGATCTCCGACGCCTTCTTCCCCTTTAGGGACGGGGTGGACGTGGGCATCAACCAAGGCATCACTGCCGTAGCCCACGCCGGCGGCTCCGTCCGGGACTACGAAGTCATCGAAGCCTGCAACGAAGCCTTCCCCCCCGTAGCCATGGTCTTCACCGGGCAGAGGTGTTTTAAGCATTGA
- a CDS encoding RelA/SpoT domain-containing protein, with protein sequence MPWPTLKFTKNQVNKAGNILLSGTKDSQQLLWAVDVLDNWRSCHGYPINTFQATLRQKLKAIDHKAIVAQRLKRFFSIYQKLRRFKSMQLARMQDIGGIRAVVSTLDNVRALEENYRNTRFNHELVAERDYITNPKSSGYRSVHLVYRYKNPLEPQYDGLFIELQIRSRLQHAWATAVETMGTFLDHALKSSEGPQMWLNFFSLTGSAFAHIEKTPPVPGYEDLTKEETFKAVIESAQLLDVRPKLVAYSVAAERVYADRKSGSYHLVILNPKEKTVNIRSYSQSNLDEASKEYSQAEQRIANGEGIQAVLVSAGSIKNLRRAYPNYFLDTREFIHGLGRIEKLLKKSADNGLTPEQ encoded by the coding sequence ATGCCTTGGCCAACGCTAAAATTTACAAAAAATCAGGTCAATAAAGCAGGAAATATTCTTTTAAGTGGAACCAAGGATTCCCAACAATTATTATGGGCAGTTGATGTTTTGGACAACTGGAGGTCGTGCCATGGCTACCCAATCAATACTTTCCAAGCAACCTTGAGGCAAAAACTAAAAGCTATTGACCACAAAGCGATCGTAGCGCAACGACTTAAAAGGTTCTTTTCAATATATCAAAAACTTAGACGTTTCAAGTCAATGCAGTTGGCGCGCATGCAGGATATTGGGGGCATTAGAGCAGTAGTATCTACACTCGATAACGTTCGTGCCTTAGAGGAGAACTATAGGAATACAAGATTCAATCATGAGCTTGTTGCCGAACGAGATTATATTACCAACCCAAAAAGTTCCGGTTATAGAAGCGTTCATCTTGTCTATCGATACAAGAACCCTCTCGAGCCCCAATATGATGGACTTTTTATTGAGCTACAAATTAGATCGCGATTGCAACACGCATGGGCTACTGCGGTTGAGACCATGGGTACATTCTTAGACCATGCTTTAAAATCAAGTGAAGGTCCTCAGATGTGGCTTAATTTCTTCTCCCTAACAGGGTCGGCTTTTGCCCATATTGAAAAAACTCCTCCTGTTCCGGGCTATGAAGATTTGACGAAGGAAGAGACATTTAAGGCTGTTATTGAAAGCGCCCAGTTATTAGATGTGCGCCCAAAGCTGGTAGCCTACAGTGTTGCTGCTGAAAGGGTATATGCCGACAGGAAAAGTGGAAGTTATCACCTTGTCATTCTTAATCCTAAAGAAAAGACCGTTAACATCCGTTCCTATAGCCAGAGTAACTTAGATGAGGCCAGCAAAGAATATAGTCAAGCAGAACAGAGAATAGCTAATGGTGAGGGAATTCAGGCGGTTCTAGTGTCTGCCGGTTCAATCAAAAACTTGCGTCGTGCATATCCGAACTACTTCCTTGATACACGTGAATTTATTCATGGATTGGGTCGCATAGAGAAACTATTGAAGAAGAGCGCTGATAACGGCCTTACGCCTGAGCAATAA